The following coding sequences lie in one Rhinolophus ferrumequinum isolate MPI-CBG mRhiFer1 chromosome 14, mRhiFer1_v1.p, whole genome shotgun sequence genomic window:
- the MTSS1 gene encoding protein MTSS 1 isoform X2, translated as MEAVIEKECSALGGLFQTIISDMKGSYPVWEDFINKAGKLQSQLRTTVVAAAAFLDAFQKVADMATSTRGGTREIGSALTRMCMRHRSIEAKLRQFSSALIDCLINPLQEQMEEWKKVANQLDKDHAKEYKKARQEIKKKSSDTLKLQKKAKKVDALGRGDIQPQLDSALQDVNDKYLLLEETEKQAVRKALIEERGRFCTFISMLRPVIEEEISMLGEITHLQTISEDLKSLTMDPHKLPSSSEQVILDLKGSDYSWSYQTPPSSPSTTMSRKSSVCSLNSVNSSDSRSSGSHSHSPSSHYRCRSSNLAQQAPVRLSSVSSHDSGFISQDAFQSKSPSPMPPEAPTQNSSSSASSEASETCQSVSECSSPTSVSSGSTMGAWASTEKLSNGFSHYNLSSESHVGPVGASLFPHCLPASRLLPRVTSAHLPDYAHYYTIGPGMFPPPQIPSWKDWAKPGPYDQPLVNTLQRRKEKREPDPSGGGPTAAGGAPAAAEEAQRPRSMTVSAATRPGEEMEACEELALALSRGLQLDTQRSSRDSLQCSSGYSTQTTTPCCSEDTIPSQVSDYDYFSVSGDQEADQQEFDKSSTIPRNSDISQSYRRMFQAKRPASTAGLPTTLGPAMVTPGVATIRRTPSTKPSVRRGTIGAGPIPIKTPVIPVKTPTVPDLPGMLPAPPDGPEERGEHTLESPSVGEGPQGVTSMPSSMWSGQASVNPPLPGPKPSIPEEHRQAIPESEAEEQERDPSSATASPGQIPESDPADLSPRDTPQGEDMLNAIRRGVKLKKTTTNDRSAPRFS; from the exons GTGGTACCAGGGAGATTGGCTCCGCCCTCACCAGGATGTGCATGAGGCACAGAAGCATAGAGGCCAAGCTGAGGCAGTTTTCGAG TGCTTTAATTGATTGTCTGATAAACCCACTTCAAGAACAGatggaagaatggaagaaagTAGCCAACCAGCTGGATAAAGACCACGCAAAAG AATATAAAAAAGCTCGCCAAGAGATAAAAAAGAAGTCTTCAGATACACTGAAACtgcagaagaaagcaaagaaag TGGATGCTCTCG GGAGAGGTGACATTCAGCCTCAGCTGGACAGCGCTCTCCAAGATGTCAACGATAAATATCTCCTgttggaagaaacagagaagcagGCAGTCCGGAAGGCTTTGATTGAAGAACGCGGCCGGTTCTGCACCTTCATCTCGATGCTGCGGCCAGTGATT GAAGAAGAAATCTCAATGCTGGGGGAAATCACTCACCTTCAGACCATATCGGAAGATCTGAAAAGCCTGACCATGGACCCTCACAAACTGCCCTCCTCCAGTGAACAG GTGATTTTGGACTTGAAAGGTTCTGATTACAGTTGGTCCTACCAGACGCCACCCTCTTCCCCCAGCACCACCATGTCTCGCAAGTCAAGTGTCTGCAG CCTGAACAGTGTTAATAGCAGCGACTCGCGGTCCAGCGGCTCCCACTCGCATTCCCCCAGCTCACACTACCGCTGTCGCAGCTCCAACCTGGCCCAGCAGGCGCCCGTGCGGCTGTCCAGCGTGTCCTCCCACGACTCAGGATTCATATCCCAGGACGCCTTCCAGTCCAAGTCACCGTCCCCCATGCCGCCAGAGGCCCCCACCCAG AACTCGTCCAGCTCGGCCTCCTCGGAAGCCTCCGAAACCTGCCAGTCAGTGAGCGAGTGCAGCTCACCCACCTCAGTCAGCTCAGGCTCCACCATGGGCGCCTGGGCCTCCACAGAGAAG ttgtCTAACGGGTTTTCTCACTATAATTTATCAAGTGAGTCCCATGTGGGGCCCGTGGGGGCAAGCCTTTTCCCTCATTGCCTGCCTGCCTCCCGCCTGCTCCCTCGGGTCACTTCTGCCCACCTTCCAGACTACGCTCATTACTACACCATTGGGCCCGGCATGTTCCCGCCACCTCAGATCCCTAGCTGGAAG GACTGGGCCAAGCCAGGACCTTATGATCAGCCTCTGGTGAATACCCTACAGCGCCGCAAGGAGAAGCGGGAGCCAGACCCCAGCGGAGGAGGACCCACTGCCGCGGGTGGTGCGCCTGCAGCTGCCGAGGAGGCTCAGAGACCACGGAGCATGACCGTGTCGGCTGCCACCAGG CCTGGTGAGGAGATGGAGGCTTGTGAGGAACTGGCCCTGGCCCTGTCACGGGGCCTCCAGCTCGACACCCAGAGGAGCAGCCGGGACTCACTGCAGTGCTCCAGCGGCTACAGCACCCAGACGACCACCCCGTGCTGCTCTGAGGACACCATCCCCTCCCAAG TTTCAGATTACGATTATTTCTCAGTAAGTGGTGACCAGGAGGCAGATCAACAGGAGTTTGACAAATCCTCCACCATTCCAAGAAACAGTGACATCAGCCAGTCCTACCGCCGCATGTTCCAAGCCAAGCGCCCAGCCTCAACTGCTGGGCTCCCCACCACCCTCGGACCTGCTATGGTCACCCCCGGGGTTGCAACCATCCGACGGACCCCTTCCACCAAGCCTTCTGTCCGCCGGGGGACCATTGGAGCCGGTCCCATCCCCATCAAGACACCCGTGATCCCTGTCAAGACCCCGACCGTCCCAGACCTCCCTGGGATGCTGCCAGCCCCTCCGGATGGGCCAGAGGAACGGGGTGAGCACACCCTTGAGTCACCTTCTGTGGGTGAGGGCCCCCAGGGTGTCACCAGCATGCCCTCCTCAATGTGGAGTGGCCAAGCCTCCGTCAACCCTCCTCTTCCAGGCCCGAAGCCAAGTATCCCCGAGGAGCACAGACAAGCGATTCCAGAAAGCGAGGCCGAAGAGCAGGAAAGGGATCCCTCCAGTGCCACTGCCTCCCCGGGTCAGATTCCAGAGAGTGACCCTGCAGACCTGAGCCCGAGAGATACCCCGCAAGGAGAAGACATGCTGAATGCCATCCGAAGGGGCGTGAAACTGAAGAAGACCACGACAAATGACCGCTCAGCCCCTCGCTTCTCTTAG
- the MTSS1 gene encoding protein MTSS 1 isoform X1 — MEAVIEKECSALGGLFQTIISDMKGSYPVWEDFINKAGKLQSQLRTTVVAAAAFLDAFQKVADMATSTRGGTREIGSALTRMCMRHRSIEAKLRQFSSALIDCLINPLQEQMEEWKKVANQLDKDHAKEYKKARQEIKKKSSDTLKLQKKAKKVDALGRGDIQPQLDSALQDVNDKYLLLEETEKQAVRKALIEERGRFCTFISMLRPVIEEEISMLGEITHLQTISEDLKSLTMDPHKLPSSSEQVILDLKGSDYSWSYQTPPSSPSTTMSRKSSVCSSLNSVNSSDSRSSGSHSHSPSSHYRCRSSNLAQQAPVRLSSVSSHDSGFISQDAFQSKSPSPMPPEAPTQNSSSSASSEASETCQSVSECSSPTSVSSGSTMGAWASTEKLSNGFSHYNLSSESHVGPVGASLFPHCLPASRLLPRVTSAHLPDYAHYYTIGPGMFPPPQIPSWKDWAKPGPYDQPLVNTLQRRKEKREPDPSGGGPTAAGGAPAAAEEAQRPRSMTVSAATRPGEEMEACEELALALSRGLQLDTQRSSRDSLQCSSGYSTQTTTPCCSEDTIPSQVSDYDYFSVSGDQEADQQEFDKSSTIPRNSDISQSYRRMFQAKRPASTAGLPTTLGPAMVTPGVATIRRTPSTKPSVRRGTIGAGPIPIKTPVIPVKTPTVPDLPGMLPAPPDGPEERGEHTLESPSVGEGPQGVTSMPSSMWSGQASVNPPLPGPKPSIPEEHRQAIPESEAEEQERDPSSATASPGQIPESDPADLSPRDTPQGEDMLNAIRRGVKLKKTTTNDRSAPRFS; from the exons GTGGTACCAGGGAGATTGGCTCCGCCCTCACCAGGATGTGCATGAGGCACAGAAGCATAGAGGCCAAGCTGAGGCAGTTTTCGAG TGCTTTAATTGATTGTCTGATAAACCCACTTCAAGAACAGatggaagaatggaagaaagTAGCCAACCAGCTGGATAAAGACCACGCAAAAG AATATAAAAAAGCTCGCCAAGAGATAAAAAAGAAGTCTTCAGATACACTGAAACtgcagaagaaagcaaagaaag TGGATGCTCTCG GGAGAGGTGACATTCAGCCTCAGCTGGACAGCGCTCTCCAAGATGTCAACGATAAATATCTCCTgttggaagaaacagagaagcagGCAGTCCGGAAGGCTTTGATTGAAGAACGCGGCCGGTTCTGCACCTTCATCTCGATGCTGCGGCCAGTGATT GAAGAAGAAATCTCAATGCTGGGGGAAATCACTCACCTTCAGACCATATCGGAAGATCTGAAAAGCCTGACCATGGACCCTCACAAACTGCCCTCCTCCAGTGAACAG GTGATTTTGGACTTGAAAGGTTCTGATTACAGTTGGTCCTACCAGACGCCACCCTCTTCCCCCAGCACCACCATGTCTCGCAAGTCAAGTGTCTGCAG CAGCCTGAACAGTGTTAATAGCAGCGACTCGCGGTCCAGCGGCTCCCACTCGCATTCCCCCAGCTCACACTACCGCTGTCGCAGCTCCAACCTGGCCCAGCAGGCGCCCGTGCGGCTGTCCAGCGTGTCCTCCCACGACTCAGGATTCATATCCCAGGACGCCTTCCAGTCCAAGTCACCGTCCCCCATGCCGCCAGAGGCCCCCACCCAG AACTCGTCCAGCTCGGCCTCCTCGGAAGCCTCCGAAACCTGCCAGTCAGTGAGCGAGTGCAGCTCACCCACCTCAGTCAGCTCAGGCTCCACCATGGGCGCCTGGGCCTCCACAGAGAAG ttgtCTAACGGGTTTTCTCACTATAATTTATCAAGTGAGTCCCATGTGGGGCCCGTGGGGGCAAGCCTTTTCCCTCATTGCCTGCCTGCCTCCCGCCTGCTCCCTCGGGTCACTTCTGCCCACCTTCCAGACTACGCTCATTACTACACCATTGGGCCCGGCATGTTCCCGCCACCTCAGATCCCTAGCTGGAAG GACTGGGCCAAGCCAGGACCTTATGATCAGCCTCTGGTGAATACCCTACAGCGCCGCAAGGAGAAGCGGGAGCCAGACCCCAGCGGAGGAGGACCCACTGCCGCGGGTGGTGCGCCTGCAGCTGCCGAGGAGGCTCAGAGACCACGGAGCATGACCGTGTCGGCTGCCACCAGG CCTGGTGAGGAGATGGAGGCTTGTGAGGAACTGGCCCTGGCCCTGTCACGGGGCCTCCAGCTCGACACCCAGAGGAGCAGCCGGGACTCACTGCAGTGCTCCAGCGGCTACAGCACCCAGACGACCACCCCGTGCTGCTCTGAGGACACCATCCCCTCCCAAG TTTCAGATTACGATTATTTCTCAGTAAGTGGTGACCAGGAGGCAGATCAACAGGAGTTTGACAAATCCTCCACCATTCCAAGAAACAGTGACATCAGCCAGTCCTACCGCCGCATGTTCCAAGCCAAGCGCCCAGCCTCAACTGCTGGGCTCCCCACCACCCTCGGACCTGCTATGGTCACCCCCGGGGTTGCAACCATCCGACGGACCCCTTCCACCAAGCCTTCTGTCCGCCGGGGGACCATTGGAGCCGGTCCCATCCCCATCAAGACACCCGTGATCCCTGTCAAGACCCCGACCGTCCCAGACCTCCCTGGGATGCTGCCAGCCCCTCCGGATGGGCCAGAGGAACGGGGTGAGCACACCCTTGAGTCACCTTCTGTGGGTGAGGGCCCCCAGGGTGTCACCAGCATGCCCTCCTCAATGTGGAGTGGCCAAGCCTCCGTCAACCCTCCTCTTCCAGGCCCGAAGCCAAGTATCCCCGAGGAGCACAGACAAGCGATTCCAGAAAGCGAGGCCGAAGAGCAGGAAAGGGATCCCTCCAGTGCCACTGCCTCCCCGGGTCAGATTCCAGAGAGTGACCCTGCAGACCTGAGCCCGAGAGATACCCCGCAAGGAGAAGACATGCTGAATGCCATCCGAAGGGGCGTGAAACTGAAGAAGACCACGACAAATGACCGCTCAGCCCCTCGCTTCTCTTAG
- the MTSS1 gene encoding protein MTSS 1 isoform X14: MEAVIEKECSALGGLFQTIISDMKGSYPVWEDFINKAGKLQSQLRTTVVAAAAFLDAFQKVADMATSTRGGTREIGSALTRMCMRHRSIEAKLRQFSSALIDCLINPLQEQMEEWKKVANQLDKDHAKEYKKARQEIKKKSSDTLKLQKKAKKVDALGRGDIQPQLDSALQDVNDKYLLLEETEKQAVRKALIEERGRFCTFISMLRPVIEEEISMLGEITHLQTISEDLKSLTMDPHKLPSSSEQVILDLKGSDYSWSYQTPPSSPSTTMSRKSSVCSSLNSVNSSDSRSSGSHSHSPSSHYRCRSSNLAQQAPVRLSSVSSHDSGFISQDAFQSKSPSPMPPEAPTQDWAKPGPYDQPLVNTLQRRKEKREPDPSGGGPTAAGGAPAAAEEAQRPRSMTVSAATRPGEEMEACEELALALSRGLQLDTQRSSRDSLQCSSGYSTQTTTPCCSEDTIPSQVSDYDYFSVSGDQEADQQEFDKSSTIPRNSDISQSYRRMFQAKRPASTAGLPTTLGPAMVTPGVATIRRTPSTKPSVRRGTIGAGPIPIKTPVIPVKTPTVPDLPGMLPAPPDGPEERGEHTLESPSVGEGPQGVTSMPSSMWSGQASVNPPLPGPKPSIPEEHRQAIPESEAEEQERDPSSATASPGQIPESDPADLSPRDTPQGEDMLNAIRRGVKLKKTTTNDRSAPRFS, from the exons GTGGTACCAGGGAGATTGGCTCCGCCCTCACCAGGATGTGCATGAGGCACAGAAGCATAGAGGCCAAGCTGAGGCAGTTTTCGAG TGCTTTAATTGATTGTCTGATAAACCCACTTCAAGAACAGatggaagaatggaagaaagTAGCCAACCAGCTGGATAAAGACCACGCAAAAG AATATAAAAAAGCTCGCCAAGAGATAAAAAAGAAGTCTTCAGATACACTGAAACtgcagaagaaagcaaagaaag TGGATGCTCTCG GGAGAGGTGACATTCAGCCTCAGCTGGACAGCGCTCTCCAAGATGTCAACGATAAATATCTCCTgttggaagaaacagagaagcagGCAGTCCGGAAGGCTTTGATTGAAGAACGCGGCCGGTTCTGCACCTTCATCTCGATGCTGCGGCCAGTGATT GAAGAAGAAATCTCAATGCTGGGGGAAATCACTCACCTTCAGACCATATCGGAAGATCTGAAAAGCCTGACCATGGACCCTCACAAACTGCCCTCCTCCAGTGAACAG GTGATTTTGGACTTGAAAGGTTCTGATTACAGTTGGTCCTACCAGACGCCACCCTCTTCCCCCAGCACCACCATGTCTCGCAAGTCAAGTGTCTGCAG CAGCCTGAACAGTGTTAATAGCAGCGACTCGCGGTCCAGCGGCTCCCACTCGCATTCCCCCAGCTCACACTACCGCTGTCGCAGCTCCAACCTGGCCCAGCAGGCGCCCGTGCGGCTGTCCAGCGTGTCCTCCCACGACTCAGGATTCATATCCCAGGACGCCTTCCAGTCCAAGTCACCGTCCCCCATGCCGCCAGAGGCCCCCACCCAG GACTGGGCCAAGCCAGGACCTTATGATCAGCCTCTGGTGAATACCCTACAGCGCCGCAAGGAGAAGCGGGAGCCAGACCCCAGCGGAGGAGGACCCACTGCCGCGGGTGGTGCGCCTGCAGCTGCCGAGGAGGCTCAGAGACCACGGAGCATGACCGTGTCGGCTGCCACCAGG CCTGGTGAGGAGATGGAGGCTTGTGAGGAACTGGCCCTGGCCCTGTCACGGGGCCTCCAGCTCGACACCCAGAGGAGCAGCCGGGACTCACTGCAGTGCTCCAGCGGCTACAGCACCCAGACGACCACCCCGTGCTGCTCTGAGGACACCATCCCCTCCCAAG TTTCAGATTACGATTATTTCTCAGTAAGTGGTGACCAGGAGGCAGATCAACAGGAGTTTGACAAATCCTCCACCATTCCAAGAAACAGTGACATCAGCCAGTCCTACCGCCGCATGTTCCAAGCCAAGCGCCCAGCCTCAACTGCTGGGCTCCCCACCACCCTCGGACCTGCTATGGTCACCCCCGGGGTTGCAACCATCCGACGGACCCCTTCCACCAAGCCTTCTGTCCGCCGGGGGACCATTGGAGCCGGTCCCATCCCCATCAAGACACCCGTGATCCCTGTCAAGACCCCGACCGTCCCAGACCTCCCTGGGATGCTGCCAGCCCCTCCGGATGGGCCAGAGGAACGGGGTGAGCACACCCTTGAGTCACCTTCTGTGGGTGAGGGCCCCCAGGGTGTCACCAGCATGCCCTCCTCAATGTGGAGTGGCCAAGCCTCCGTCAACCCTCCTCTTCCAGGCCCGAAGCCAAGTATCCCCGAGGAGCACAGACAAGCGATTCCAGAAAGCGAGGCCGAAGAGCAGGAAAGGGATCCCTCCAGTGCCACTGCCTCCCCGGGTCAGATTCCAGAGAGTGACCCTGCAGACCTGAGCCCGAGAGATACCCCGCAAGGAGAAGACATGCTGAATGCCATCCGAAGGGGCGTGAAACTGAAGAAGACCACGACAAATGACCGCTCAGCCCCTCGCTTCTCTTAG
- the MTSS1 gene encoding protein MTSS 1 isoform X5, translated as MEAVIEKECSALGGLFQTIISDMKGSYPVWEDFINKAGKLQSQLRTTVVAAAAFLDAFQKVADMATSTRGGTREIGSALTRMCMRHRSIEAKLRQFSSALIDCLINPLQEQMEEWKKVANQLDKDHAKEYKKARQEIKKKSSDTLKLQKKAKKVDALGRGDIQPQLDSALQDVNDKYLLLEETEKQAVRKALIEERGRFCTFISMLRPVIEEEISMLGEITHLQTISEDLKSLTMDPHKLPSSSEQVILDLKGSDYSWSYQTPPSSPSTTMSRKSSVCSSLNSVNSSDSRSSGSHSHSPSSHYRCRSSNLAQQAPVRLSSVSSHDSGFISQDAFQSKSPSPMPPEAPTQNSSSSASSEASETCQSVSECSSPTSVSSGSTMGAWASTEKLSNGFSHYNLSSESHVGPVGASLFPHCLPASRLLPRVTSAHLPDYAHYYTIGPGMFPPPQIPSWKDWAKPGPYDQPLVNTLQRRKEKREPDPSGGGPTAAGGAPAAAEEAQRPRSMTVSAATRPGEEMEACEELALALSRGLQLDTQRSSRDSLQCSSGYSTQTTTPCCSEDTIPSQVSDYDYFSVSGDQEADQQEFDKSSTIPRNSDISQSYRRMFQAKRPASTAGLPTTLGPAMVTPGVATIRRTPSTKPSVRRGTIGAGPIPIKTPVIPVKTPTVPDLPGMLPAPPDGPEERGPKPSIPEEHRQAIPESEAEEQERDPSSATASPGQIPESDPADLSPRDTPQGEDMLNAIRRGVKLKKTTTNDRSAPRFS; from the exons GTGGTACCAGGGAGATTGGCTCCGCCCTCACCAGGATGTGCATGAGGCACAGAAGCATAGAGGCCAAGCTGAGGCAGTTTTCGAG TGCTTTAATTGATTGTCTGATAAACCCACTTCAAGAACAGatggaagaatggaagaaagTAGCCAACCAGCTGGATAAAGACCACGCAAAAG AATATAAAAAAGCTCGCCAAGAGATAAAAAAGAAGTCTTCAGATACACTGAAACtgcagaagaaagcaaagaaag TGGATGCTCTCG GGAGAGGTGACATTCAGCCTCAGCTGGACAGCGCTCTCCAAGATGTCAACGATAAATATCTCCTgttggaagaaacagagaagcagGCAGTCCGGAAGGCTTTGATTGAAGAACGCGGCCGGTTCTGCACCTTCATCTCGATGCTGCGGCCAGTGATT GAAGAAGAAATCTCAATGCTGGGGGAAATCACTCACCTTCAGACCATATCGGAAGATCTGAAAAGCCTGACCATGGACCCTCACAAACTGCCCTCCTCCAGTGAACAG GTGATTTTGGACTTGAAAGGTTCTGATTACAGTTGGTCCTACCAGACGCCACCCTCTTCCCCCAGCACCACCATGTCTCGCAAGTCAAGTGTCTGCAG CAGCCTGAACAGTGTTAATAGCAGCGACTCGCGGTCCAGCGGCTCCCACTCGCATTCCCCCAGCTCACACTACCGCTGTCGCAGCTCCAACCTGGCCCAGCAGGCGCCCGTGCGGCTGTCCAGCGTGTCCTCCCACGACTCAGGATTCATATCCCAGGACGCCTTCCAGTCCAAGTCACCGTCCCCCATGCCGCCAGAGGCCCCCACCCAG AACTCGTCCAGCTCGGCCTCCTCGGAAGCCTCCGAAACCTGCCAGTCAGTGAGCGAGTGCAGCTCACCCACCTCAGTCAGCTCAGGCTCCACCATGGGCGCCTGGGCCTCCACAGAGAAG ttgtCTAACGGGTTTTCTCACTATAATTTATCAAGTGAGTCCCATGTGGGGCCCGTGGGGGCAAGCCTTTTCCCTCATTGCCTGCCTGCCTCCCGCCTGCTCCCTCGGGTCACTTCTGCCCACCTTCCAGACTACGCTCATTACTACACCATTGGGCCCGGCATGTTCCCGCCACCTCAGATCCCTAGCTGGAAG GACTGGGCCAAGCCAGGACCTTATGATCAGCCTCTGGTGAATACCCTACAGCGCCGCAAGGAGAAGCGGGAGCCAGACCCCAGCGGAGGAGGACCCACTGCCGCGGGTGGTGCGCCTGCAGCTGCCGAGGAGGCTCAGAGACCACGGAGCATGACCGTGTCGGCTGCCACCAGG CCTGGTGAGGAGATGGAGGCTTGTGAGGAACTGGCCCTGGCCCTGTCACGGGGCCTCCAGCTCGACACCCAGAGGAGCAGCCGGGACTCACTGCAGTGCTCCAGCGGCTACAGCACCCAGACGACCACCCCGTGCTGCTCTGAGGACACCATCCCCTCCCAAG TTTCAGATTACGATTATTTCTCAGTAAGTGGTGACCAGGAGGCAGATCAACAGGAGTTTGACAAATCCTCCACCATTCCAAGAAACAGTGACATCAGCCAGTCCTACCGCCGCATGTTCCAAGCCAAGCGCCCAGCCTCAACTGCTGGGCTCCCCACCACCCTCGGACCTGCTATGGTCACCCCCGGGGTTGCAACCATCCGACGGACCCCTTCCACCAAGCCTTCTGTCCGCCGGGGGACCATTGGAGCCGGTCCCATCCCCATCAAGACACCCGTGATCCCTGTCAAGACCCCGACCGTCCCAGACCTCCCTGGGATGCTGCCAGCCCCTCCGGATGGGCCAGAGGAACGGG GCCCGAAGCCAAGTATCCCCGAGGAGCACAGACAAGCGATTCCAGAAAGCGAGGCCGAAGAGCAGGAAAGGGATCCCTCCAGTGCCACTGCCTCCCCGGGTCAGATTCCAGAGAGTGACCCTGCAGACCTGAGCCCGAGAGATACCCCGCAAGGAGAAGACATGCTGAATGCCATCCGAAGGGGCGTGAAACTGAAGAAGACCACGACAAATGACCGCTCAGCCCCTCGCTTCTCTTAG
- the MTSS1 gene encoding protein MTSS 1 isoform X13 gives MEAVIEKECSALGGLFQTIISDMKGSYPVWEDFINKAGKLQSQLRTTVVAAAAFLDAFQKVADMATSTRGGTREIGSALTRMCMRHRSIEAKLRQFSSALIDCLINPLQEQMEEWKKVANQLDKDHAKEYKKARQEIKKKSSDTLKLQKKAKKGRGDIQPQLDSALQDVNDKYLLLEETEKQAVRKALIEERGRFCTFISMLRPVIEEEISMLGEITHLQTISEDLKSLTMDPHKLPSSSEQVILDLKGSDYSWSYQTPPSSPSTTMSRKSSVCSLNSVNSSDSRSSGSHSHSPSSHYRCRSSNLAQQAPVRLSSVSSHDSGFISQDAFQSKSPSPMPPEAPTQNSSSSASSEASETCQSVSECSSPTSVSSGSTMGAWASTEKDWAKPGPYDQPLVNTLQRRKEKREPDPSGGGPTAAGGAPAAAEEAQRPRSMTVSAATRPGEEMEACEELALALSRGLQLDTQRSSRDSLQCSSGYSTQTTTPCCSEDTIPSQVSDYDYFSVSGDQEADQQEFDKSSTIPRNSDISQSYRRMFQAKRPASTAGLPTTLGPAMVTPGVATIRRTPSTKPSVRRGTIGAGPIPIKTPVIPVKTPTVPDLPGMLPAPPDGPEERGEHTLESPSVGEGPQGVTSMPSSMWSGQASVNPPLPGPKPSIPEEHRQAIPESEAEEQERDPSSATASPGQIPESDPADLSPRDTPQGEDMLNAIRRGVKLKKTTTNDRSAPRFS, from the exons GTGGTACCAGGGAGATTGGCTCCGCCCTCACCAGGATGTGCATGAGGCACAGAAGCATAGAGGCCAAGCTGAGGCAGTTTTCGAG TGCTTTAATTGATTGTCTGATAAACCCACTTCAAGAACAGatggaagaatggaagaaagTAGCCAACCAGCTGGATAAAGACCACGCAAAAG AATATAAAAAAGCTCGCCAAGAGATAAAAAAGAAGTCTTCAGATACACTGAAACtgcagaagaaagcaaagaaag GGAGAGGTGACATTCAGCCTCAGCTGGACAGCGCTCTCCAAGATGTCAACGATAAATATCTCCTgttggaagaaacagagaagcagGCAGTCCGGAAGGCTTTGATTGAAGAACGCGGCCGGTTCTGCACCTTCATCTCGATGCTGCGGCCAGTGATT GAAGAAGAAATCTCAATGCTGGGGGAAATCACTCACCTTCAGACCATATCGGAAGATCTGAAAAGCCTGACCATGGACCCTCACAAACTGCCCTCCTCCAGTGAACAG GTGATTTTGGACTTGAAAGGTTCTGATTACAGTTGGTCCTACCAGACGCCACCCTCTTCCCCCAGCACCACCATGTCTCGCAAGTCAAGTGTCTGCAG CCTGAACAGTGTTAATAGCAGCGACTCGCGGTCCAGCGGCTCCCACTCGCATTCCCCCAGCTCACACTACCGCTGTCGCAGCTCCAACCTGGCCCAGCAGGCGCCCGTGCGGCTGTCCAGCGTGTCCTCCCACGACTCAGGATTCATATCCCAGGACGCCTTCCAGTCCAAGTCACCGTCCCCCATGCCGCCAGAGGCCCCCACCCAG AACTCGTCCAGCTCGGCCTCCTCGGAAGCCTCCGAAACCTGCCAGTCAGTGAGCGAGTGCAGCTCACCCACCTCAGTCAGCTCAGGCTCCACCATGGGCGCCTGGGCCTCCACAGAGAAG GACTGGGCCAAGCCAGGACCTTATGATCAGCCTCTGGTGAATACCCTACAGCGCCGCAAGGAGAAGCGGGAGCCAGACCCCAGCGGAGGAGGACCCACTGCCGCGGGTGGTGCGCCTGCAGCTGCCGAGGAGGCTCAGAGACCACGGAGCATGACCGTGTCGGCTGCCACCAGG CCTGGTGAGGAGATGGAGGCTTGTGAGGAACTGGCCCTGGCCCTGTCACGGGGCCTCCAGCTCGACACCCAGAGGAGCAGCCGGGACTCACTGCAGTGCTCCAGCGGCTACAGCACCCAGACGACCACCCCGTGCTGCTCTGAGGACACCATCCCCTCCCAAG TTTCAGATTACGATTATTTCTCAGTAAGTGGTGACCAGGAGGCAGATCAACAGGAGTTTGACAAATCCTCCACCATTCCAAGAAACAGTGACATCAGCCAGTCCTACCGCCGCATGTTCCAAGCCAAGCGCCCAGCCTCAACTGCTGGGCTCCCCACCACCCTCGGACCTGCTATGGTCACCCCCGGGGTTGCAACCATCCGACGGACCCCTTCCACCAAGCCTTCTGTCCGCCGGGGGACCATTGGAGCCGGTCCCATCCCCATCAAGACACCCGTGATCCCTGTCAAGACCCCGACCGTCCCAGACCTCCCTGGGATGCTGCCAGCCCCTCCGGATGGGCCAGAGGAACGGGGTGAGCACACCCTTGAGTCACCTTCTGTGGGTGAGGGCCCCCAGGGTGTCACCAGCATGCCCTCCTCAATGTGGAGTGGCCAAGCCTCCGTCAACCCTCCTCTTCCAGGCCCGAAGCCAAGTATCCCCGAGGAGCACAGACAAGCGATTCCAGAAAGCGAGGCCGAAGAGCAGGAAAGGGATCCCTCCAGTGCCACTGCCTCCCCGGGTCAGATTCCAGAGAGTGACCCTGCAGACCTGAGCCCGAGAGATACCCCGCAAGGAGAAGACATGCTGAATGCCATCCGAAGGGGCGTGAAACTGAAGAAGACCACGACAAATGACCGCTCAGCCCCTCGCTTCTCTTAG